A window of the Trichoderma asperellum chromosome 4, complete sequence genome harbors these coding sequences:
- a CDS encoding uncharacterized protein (EggNog:ENOG41) encodes MPHSTPRRGRGPGNRQLLVKREPDAISRPDTATDISTEAGEPLNAPEYYNSFIDPHGNRSNAPAPSERTVESDPTDPVFQEVRAAAPAASTVAAASPRNLEESFFQTSFQDIGKKLKDCNDTLGELQQLGVSHDVQLPELVLVGDQSAGKSSLMSGLANLDLPRSEGTCTRCPLHIRVSRNADWSCRVWLRKEYSYEPPDGAIHETDVTVNDPFFPWRKRPSTLVLEFKTMHDKNEIEEVLRWAQIAILNDDKNHNLFVPGRGATAMHTPIEKAAEETLAKFSPNVVALEIKGPDLPDLSFYDMPGIFQNPADANDEYLVNVVRNLSSAYIQHPSAIIICAMPMNSDAENSATFGLTRKLKAKDRTIGVLTKADLLPDGGNHSQWLDIMKGRAHATGLGYFITSRPQGKDLEELKKWEERMFEDQSVDKWPAPFHQFVHRCGVERLKAFLSERLGEEFAKSLPTIKSKVKYLLDKTNRQLANLPELPSNVELEIQTCLNSFADSARVRIDDFAARINSLPISFRDCLLEIKPKFVLKDQSDIDPVILSDDDEPDAATVNNAAASFNTPSKRRHTAQQATPSKRTRTDRMANGTPDMVKPEDTGSVNVGTPQPGLPIRQMGLVHPFTQFSEIGRGFRTLREVKEEIQAKMKAGMPSIIPPDVYNDLAMEAIKPWNKPTSVYLSEVIRLLHVELESALNKSLENLKKRFIYPEARRHLKSCLDFHWQITQRALQELYTDETERVMTYNTEAFDQCLKSERAVLTRFRHHMRMIGAGYAQKGLVPWEGLTEEKQAQDMKRRELEQTKLKPDEFEREVEVVAYVRGYYKLAALRYSDAVTQRIVCRMIPAIRRQLRNYLDEQLGVRGPNSVNIYAKLMDEDAATAAKREMLKMEQGKFIQALQSIESLESEMTSDVASVIESTGLRSDPAQGRRESDATMEVDIRFATGEM; translated from the exons ATGCCGCATTCGACCCCTCGTCGTGGTCGCGGTCCTGGAAATCGGCAGCTTCTTGTTAAACGTGAACCAGATGCCATTTCTCGCCCCGATACAGCCACCGATATTAGTACCGAAGCTGGCGAACCGTTGAATGCGCCAGAGTACTATAACTCCTTTATCGATCCTCATGGCAACAGATCTAATGCTC CGGCGCCTAGTGAACGCACGGTAGAGTCAGATCCTACAGACCCCGTATTTCAAGAAGTGAGAGCTGCCGCTCCGGCTGCAAGCACCGTGGCTGCGGCCAGCCCTCGAAACTTGGAGGAGAGCTTCTTTCAGACCTCGTTCCAAGACATtggcaagaagctcaaggatTGCAACGATACTCTGGGAGAGCTGCAGCAACTCGGCGTGTCCCACGATGTTCAGCTGCCAGAGCTAGTACTCGTTGGAGATCAGTCTGCCGGCAAATCCAGCTTGATGTCTGGCCTTGCCAACTTGGATTTGCCGCGGAGTGAGGGAACTTGCACACGATGCCCTCTACACATTCGCGTCTCTCGCAACGCTGACTGGTCTTGTCGTGTTTGGCTGCGGAAAGAGTATTCCTATGAGCCTCCGGATGGCGCCATACATGAGACAGACGTCACCGTTAACGACCCCTTCTTCCCTTGGCGAAAGCGACCTAGCACCCTCGTACTGGAATTCAAGACGATGCACGACAAGAATGAGATTGAAGAAGTTCTGCGCTGGGCCCAAATTGCTATTCTAAACGACGACAAGAATCACAACTTGTTCGTCCCTGGCCGGGGCGCCACTGCCATGCACACGCCGATTGAAAAGGCGGCAGAAGAGACTCTCGCCAAGTTCTCCCCCAATGTCGTTGCATTGGAGATCAAAGGCCCAGACCTGCCGGATTTGTCATTCTACGATATGCCTGGTATTTTTCAGAATCCTGCTGACGCCAATGACGAGTATCTGGTCAACGTGGTCCGAAATCTTTCTAGCGCCTACATTCAGCATCCCTCTGCCATCATAATCTGCGCCATGCCAATGAACAGTGACGCCGAAAACTCGGCAACTTTTGGCCTCACTCGAAAATTAAAAGCCAAAGATAGGACTATCGGTGTGCTTACAAAGGCAGATCTGCTTCCCGACGGTGGAAATCACTCCCAGTGGCTCGATATAATGAAGGGGCGTGCTCATGCCACAGGGCTAGGATACTTCATCACCTCCCGCCCCCAAGGCAAAGATTTGGAGGAATTGAAGAAATGGGAGGAGCGCATGTTTGAGGACCAGTCTGTGGATAAATGGCCCGCCCCCTTTCACCAATTCGTCCACCGCTGCGGTGTTGAACGACTTAAAGCATTCCTTTCGGAGCGATTAGGTGAGGAATTTGCAAAAAG CTTGCCAACCATCAAATCCAAGGTCAAGTACCTTCTCGACAAAACTAACCGACAGCTGGCCAATCTCCCTGAGCTCCCCAGCAACGTGGAATTGGAAATCCAGACTTGCCTCAACAGCTTTGCCGACAGCGCTCGGGTCAGGATTGATGACTTTGCCGCGCGCATCAATAGCTTACCTATCAGTTTTCGAGACTGTCTTTTGGAAATCAAGCCCAAATTCGTTCTCAAAGACCAAAGCGACATTGATCCTGTAATACTGTCAGACGATGATGAGCCGGATGCGGCAACGGTTAATAATGCCGCGGCGAGCTTCAACACGCCTTCGAAACGGCGACACACAGCGCAACAAGCAACGCCATCGAAGCGAACAAGAACCGATCGTATGGCCAACGGAACACCAGACATGGTCAAGCCTGAGGATACCGGCAGTGTTAATGTTGGCACTCCGCAACCTGGACTTCCCATACGTCAAATGGGCCTCGTACATCCCTTTACACAATTTAGCGAAATTGGTCGAGGGTTTCGTACACTAAGGGAGGTCAAGGAGGAAATACAGGCCAAGATGAAGGCTGGCATGCCAAGCATCATCCCGCCAGATGTCTACAATGACTTGGCTATGGAGGCCATTAAGCCGTGGAACAAACCAACCAGTGTCTACTTGTCAGAGGTGATTCGCCTGCTTCATGTTGAGCTCGAGTCGGCATTGAATAAGTCGCTGGAGAATCTCAAGAAACGATTCATCTACCCAGAGGCCCGGCGACATCTCAAGAGCTGTTTAGATTTTCATTGGCAAATAACTCAAAGAGCACTCCAGGAGCTTTATACTGATGAGACAGAGCGGGTTATGACATACAACACAGAAGCATTTGACCAGTGTCTGAAGAGTGAGAGAGCCGTGCTAACTCGATTTCGACATCACATGAGAATGATAGGAGCAGGCTACGCCCAAAAGGGTCTCGTTCCGTGGGAAGGGCTTACGGAAGAAAAGCAGGCCCAAGACATGAAGCGGCGAGAATTGGAGCAAACCAAGCTGAAGCCGGACGAATTTGAGCGGGAGGTCGAGGTTGTTGCGTACGTTAGAGGGTACTACAAGCTCGCCGCCCTACGATACTCCGATGCCGTTACGCAGCGCATCGTTTGCCGCATGATCCCTGCCATTCGCCGGCAGCTGCGCAATTACCTAGACGAGCAGCTTGGTGTGCGCGGGCCAAACTCTGTGAACATCTACGCGAAGCTcatggatgaagatgcagcgacagcagccaAGCGCGAGATGCTCAAGATGGAACAGGGCAAGTTTATCCAGGCTCTTCAGAGCATCGAAAGTCTTGAGTCGGAGATGACTTCGGATGTGGCGAGCGTTATTGAGAGTACTGGTCTGCGGTCGGATCCAGCCCAGGGACGACGAGAGTCTGATGCGACGATGGAGGTTGACATTCGTTTTGCGACGGGAGAGATGTGA
- a CDS encoding uncharacterized protein (EggNog:ENOG41), producing the protein MAQKVWRRNFAAGFGLEKALEAARSSSAPVAIQSPPAGSSPEELQALTDADVGGQGFTLSSFTADDAAELGNLLYARLLPFAKAGRSTLISISNGAGTQTLYQVATGPGVTPDNESWVKRKRTAVLRFGVSSWFLGQKHAGNEAAFAAKFGLGPSEAGEYAIHGGAIPIRVEGVDGVVGVVIVSGLKQHEDHGVIAEVIRENWA; encoded by the exons ATGGCTCAGAAGGTTTGGCGACGCAACTTTGCGGCTGGATTCGGCCTTGAGAAGGCCCTGGAGGCAGctcgcagctccagcgctcCAGTTGCTATTCAGTCTCCTCCCGCCGGAAGCTCCCCTGAAGAG ctTCAAGCTTTGACCGACGCAGATGTCGGTGGCCAGGGCTtcactctctcttccttcacAGCCGACGACGCCGCAGAGCTAGGAAACCTCCTCTACGCGCGCCTCCTCCCCTTTGCCAAGGCAGGCCGCTCAactctcatctccatcagcaACGGCGCCGGTACTCAGACTCTCTACCAGGTCGCCACCGGTCCCGGCGTCACTCCCGACAACGAGAGCTGGGTGAAGCGCAAGAGGACCGCTGTGCTGCGGTTTGGCGTGAGCTCGTGGTTCTTGGGACAGAAGCACGCGGGCAACGAGGCGGCGTTTGCGGCAAAGTTTGGTCTGGGGCCGAGTGAGGCGGGGGAGTATGCGATTCATGGAGGGGCGATTCCTATTCGTGTGGAGGGCGTGGATGGGGTTGTTGGGGTTGTGATTGTGAGTGGGCTGAAGCAGCATGAGGATCATGGTGTGATTGCGGAGGTGATTCGGGAGAATTGGGCGTGA
- a CDS encoding uncharacterized protein (SECRETED:SignalP(1-18)~EggNog:ENOG41), translating into MLSKFPLAIVAILPLANARFNHLRAESTDTAQCCPCLPSGLNPTETTVTVTVASPKETVTIDHTIVQPATTIFVTQTYTPGSPTVVTQEVTVHPEPPVKTETVISGSVGNPDSSITLKKATTKTVTKTVQAGGVQSGETQPEPPKTVTVTVKPDQSSPTEMATAAGESKPASSPSALPNSTVTITISQAKLSSSAESPRPDSSSGNGVTTVTSMQTPDAVETVTVVANPSTTTITLASNPSNSTVETASSMENPASSSSTTVTPASSPSVSPTVQTALFEETSASASTAAATPASSPSHSPSTQTAPLVENQPKPSSTPESPATSSPTSVSSISTINNLAGPNATVTFVPDPLASSSPPQPAITTPPQVGTISQNITQFTTLTQTVTAGGTVNVEIIIVNIFTGETTCIKKGSGEPCDSKPEVHPSGELVTCLTTGIFTETATAFNTVIVTVESGTWTNGTSATEAALPLGTGTGSPVIGTGSPAVGTGSPMLRRGRVPLIRKRL; encoded by the coding sequence ATGCTTAGCAAATTTCCACTGGCCATAGTGGCTATTCTTCCACTAGCTAATGCCCGCTTCAACCACCTCAGAGCAGAAAGCACTGACACGGCTCAGTGCTGTCCGTGTCTACCAAGTGGACTCAATCCAACCGAGACCACAGTAACTGTTACTGTTGCGAGCCCCAAAGAAACTGTAACAATTGACCACACAATCGTCCAGCCTGCAACTACCATCTTCGTTACTCAGACCTATACCCCTGGCTCGCCTACTGTTGTCACTCAGGAGGTCACTGTTCATCCTGAGCCACCGGTAAAGACTGAGACAGTGATCAGTGGCAGTGTTGGAAATCCGGACTCTTCAATTACGCTAAAGAAAGCCACTACAAAGACTGTTACGAAGACGGTGCAGGCTGGAGGGGTACAATCTGGAGAAACCCAACCCGAACCACCAAAGACAGTGACGGTGACGGTCAAGCCAGACCAAAGCAGCCCTACTGAAATGGCCACAGCGGCTGGAGAGTCTAAACCAGCTAGCTCTCCATCTGCTTTGCCCAACTCCACTGTGACTATTACCATCAGTCAAGCTAAGCTGTCATCCTCAGCTGAGTCGCCACGCCCAGATAGCAGCTCAGGAAATGGCGTTACTACCGTCACTTCTATGCAGACGCCGGACGCTGTCGAGACGGTGACAGTTGTGGCAAACCCAAGCACTACTACAATCACTTTAGCCAGCAACCCGTCAAATTCGACCGTTGAGACGGCCTCTTCTATGGAGAATCCAGCAAGCTCAAGCAGTACTACTGTGACTCCGGCTAGTAGTCCTTCAGTCTCTCCAACTGTCCAAACGGCACTCTTTGAAGAAACCTCAGCAAGCGCCAGCACTGCTGCAGCGACTCCAGCCAGCAGTCCTTCACACTCTCCTAGTACTCAAACAGCACCTCTCGTTGAGAaccagccaaagccaagctcTACCCCAGAGTCTCCCGCAACGAGTTCCCCAACTTCAGTTTCATCAATCTCTACCATCAATAACTTAGCTGGTCCAAACGCAACAGTGACCTTTGTGCCAGATCCTCTCGCCAGCTCCTCGCCTCCTCAGCCAGCCATCACAACTCCACCACAAGTCGGCACAATCTCCCAGAACATTACCCAATTCACCACTCTCACACAGACAGTCACTGCCGGAGGTACCGTCAACGTTGagatcatcatcgtcaacatcTTCACTGGAGAGACCACCTGCATAAAGAAGGGTAGCGGCGAGCCGTGCGATTCGAAGCCCGAGGTTCATCCTTCGGGAGAGCTTGTCACTTGCTTGACGACTGGAATCTTTACGGAGACGGCTACTGCTTTCAATACTGTTATCGTGACGGTTGAATCTGGCACGTGGACGAATGGAACATCTGCGACTGAAGCTGCTCTACCGCTCGGGACAGGAACTGGTAGCCCTGTTATAGGAACTGGTAGTCCTGCAGTTGGGACTGGCAGCCCTATGCTCCGCAGGGGTAGAGTGCCATTGATTCGAAAGCGCTTATAA
- a CDS encoding uncharacterized protein (EggNog:ENOG41) has translation MGLCQSCLGRRQRDVYDESEENRLLYGDGNDVQYGSFGDAALNGEGDTAEVQRENEALQRVVAKTSNNMVDIFEIAPQDSGRVSSSTFVYSGQGARVARYHHLVSKLSTHEDSPPPGIKVDWLADEDANELHGDRPTSLKTLDEDDAALVGTFADAAEAMKE, from the exons ATGGGACTCTGTCAATCATGCTTGGGACGGCGACAAAGGGACGTCTACGATGAG AGCGAAGAGAACCGACTGTTGTACGGCGACGGAAATGACGTGCAATATGGCAGCTTCGGCGATGCTGCGCTGAACGGCGAAGGCGACACCGCAGAGGTGCAGCGTGAGAACGAGGCATTGCAGAGGGTTGTCGCAAAGACATCCAA TAACATGGTCGATATCTTCGAGATTGCGCCACAGGATTCCGGTCGGGTATCATCGTCGACGTTTGTCTACTCCGGCCAAGGCGCTCGTGTAGCGCGCTACCACCATCTCGTATCTAAACTGAGCACACATGAAGACAGCCCGCCGCCGGGCATCAAGGTCGACTGGCTCGCCGACGAGGATGCGAATGAACTGCATGGGGACCGCCCAACCAGCCTAAAGACactggacgaagacgatgcaGCGCTTGTCGGCACATTTGCCGATGCGGCCGAAGCCATGAAGGAATAG
- a CDS encoding uncharacterized protein (EggNog:ENOG41), whose product MCYFEQTRWSCGYWRWGHFRQQCNKEYRMGETCGLKLVYETKVEHDVCKLCHDTEKKQRRYDKMYRDVQRWQMEGNRSATIERTCGEMEEVVGQIKRMRDEHGHRLQSLGQ is encoded by the exons ATGTGTTATTTCGAACAGACTCGTTGGAGTTGTGGTTACTGGCGCTGGGGCCACTTCCGCCAGCAATGCAATAAAGAATACCGAATGGGCGAGACGTGTGGGCTGAAGCTGGTCTATGAAACAAAAGTCGAGCATGACGTCTGCAAGCTGTGCCACGAcaccgagaagaagcagcggcgGTACGACAAGATGTATCGCGACGTGCAGCGTTGGCAGATGGAGGGCAACCGCAGCGCTACCATTGAGCGGACGTGTGGTGAAATGGAAGAAGTTGTGGGCCAAATCAAGCGGATGAGAGACGAACATGGCCACAGGCTACAATCGCTGGGTCAG tGA